From Rhodospirillaceae bacterium, one genomic window encodes:
- a CDS encoding DNA topoisomerase: MSLSAETAEERIRAGVFRVASVERDAVRRDPVPPFTTAPLQQAASRPLGFGARKTMPVAQGLYEGVAPDGVGYRAQGRRAVSVFRLGLREGGRRPRASAVAAALRTFGFGAAPPGAGLALALLAALALLFAAATAAQAQTTLVSNAGEGRDNAINAGNSASGRITQRFTTGSNMTGYDLSSVGIHIHEDNSSSSETITVSVHRFDSSETNNLGELVATLSTPSTLNEGAVNDFTAPSNTRLLPNTRYLVNIVGVGNHTHDFQIGVTNSDAETGAAGWLIENAFRLNGILVTAAIMMNVKGSNWVPPLIPTLDSAEAFFANGALRYRFDLRLSEGVSIPHREMRDHAFSVTNGHMVKAKRIHKERAGGNLYSNHWRMTVAPADETEPVTVILRGNRPCGETGALCTGSGGWLDGSPTLTLSTDTEPLDLGSLPSLSIADTSGTEDSANLAFDVSLSKAVSATVAVDFRTVSGGTATANADYREASHRIVFSAGETVQPGSVGLIEDAAADAGETVKVEIANARVITPRGAEFGPLSIIRGQATGTINAPASTKTPLSNVNMRIENTSGSERGGWLHFTIRLSRALNENVCYDFETLDTGTASEGIDYLQRPKTTLWQPAGVTEWTEFVRILDDPIDDGGETVQVRISDAELCDDASKTIAINRGEATGTITNSDPIPAAWLARFGRTVADQVIDAVEGRMGAARAPGTEVTLGGQRVGAAGAPEGQAPIETDMDLMMAALGGRTTSEEVRGSSGSLAASEANATRLRPKSGRAAPDLRAGGAGDPEGTTRHPLQGRGMTEREFLLGSSFSLAAGDARTGHYAFWGRGTVSRFDGRDGALTVDGEVVSAFLGADWSRERTTLGLILGHSIGDGGYRSETGRGSVSSTLTGLYPWVRQALGERISVWGVAGYGEGTLTVTLANEDGTSQAAIRTDLELAMGAVGLRGTLVQAPDEGGFELAVKTDAMGVRTRSASVPGLAGASAEVTRLRLGLEGSRPFRFEGGAELRPSIEIGVRQDGGDAETGFGVDVGGGIAWTDPERGLSVDLKGRGLMSHKSKGFREAGISGALSWTPRAESARAGRGPSLTLTQTMGGQASGGADALLERGTLAGLAANDNGAKDGGLLSRRRLEVRFGYGFAAFGDGFTSTPELGFGLSEAARDYRLGWRLSRAAGAGSLDLSLEATRREVANDNSAGGGAGVEPEHTVGLRIEARF; this comes from the coding sequence ATGAGCCTGAGCGCGGAAACGGCCGAGGAGCGCATCCGCGCGGGCGTCTTCCGCGTCGCCTCGGTCGAACGGGACGCGGTCCGGCGCGATCCCGTCCCGCCCTTCACCACGGCGCCCCTGCAGCAGGCGGCATCGCGCCCACTCGGCTTCGGCGCGCGCAAGACCATGCCGGTCGCACAGGGCCTCTACGAAGGCGTCGCGCCCGACGGCGTCGGCTATCGGGCGCAGGGAAGGCGTGCAGTGAGCGTTTTCCGGTTGGGTCTCCGCGAAGGCGGCCGCCGGCCGCGGGCATCCGCGGTCGCGGCGGCACTCAGGACGTTCGGTTTCGGCGCCGCGCCCCCCGGCGCCGGACTCGCGCTCGCGCTACTCGCCGCCCTGGCCCTGCTGTTCGCCGCGGCCACCGCCGCACAGGCCCAAACGACGCTTGTCAGCAACGCAGGTGAAGGTCGCGACAACGCTATAAACGCAGGAAACTCTGCATCCGGCAGAATTACGCAGCGATTCACGACCGGTAGCAATATGACGGGTTACGATCTGAGCTCCGTCGGAATCCATATTCACGAGGACAATTCCTCGAGCTCTGAAACCATTACGGTTTCGGTTCACAGGTTCGACAGCAGCGAGACCAACAATCTGGGAGAGCTGGTGGCCACATTAAGCACTCCGTCCACGCTGAACGAAGGAGCCGTGAACGATTTCACGGCACCTTCAAATACCAGATTGCTTCCGAATACCCGATACCTGGTGAATATCGTTGGCGTCGGCAACCACACGCACGATTTCCAAATAGGGGTGACGAACAGCGATGCCGAGACGGGGGCCGCAGGATGGCTTATCGAAAATGCCTTCAGGCTCAATGGAATTTTAGTTACCGCGGCCATCATGATGAACGTCAAGGGCAGCAACTGGGTACCGCCGCTCATCCCGACGTTGGACTCCGCCGAAGCCTTCTTTGCCAACGGCGCCCTGCGATACCGGTTCGACCTCAGGCTGTCCGAAGGCGTGAGCATCCCTCACCGGGAGATGCGCGATCATGCCTTCAGCGTGACCAACGGGCACATGGTGAAGGCGAAGCGCATCCACAAAGAGCGCGCGGGGGGCAATCTCTACAGCAATCACTGGCGCATGACGGTGGCGCCGGCCGACGAGACGGAGCCCGTCACCGTTATCCTGCGCGGCAACCGGCCCTGCGGCGAGACGGGCGCTCTCTGCACCGGGAGCGGGGGCTGGCTCGACGGCTCGCCGACGCTCACCCTGAGCACCGATACGGAGCCGCTCGACCTCGGCAGCCTGCCGAGCCTCTCGATCGCCGACACCAGCGGCACCGAGGACTCCGCCAACCTCGCCTTCGACGTCAGCCTGTCGAAGGCGGTGAGCGCGACCGTCGCAGTCGACTTCCGGACCGTTTCGGGCGGCACAGCGACCGCGAACGCCGACTACCGGGAGGCGAGCCACCGGATCGTCTTCTCGGCGGGGGAAACGGTGCAGCCGGGTTCGGTTGGGCTGATCGAGGATGCCGCCGCCGACGCCGGCGAGACGGTGAAGGTCGAGATCGCCAATGCGCGGGTAATCACGCCCCGGGGGGCCGAGTTCGGCCCGCTGTCGATCATCAGGGGGCAGGCGACGGGGACGATCAACGCGCCCGCGAGCACCAAGACCCCGTTGTCGAACGTGAACATGCGGATCGAGAACACGAGCGGGAGCGAGAGAGGCGGCTGGCTGCACTTCACCATCAGGCTCTCGCGGGCGCTGAACGAGAATGTCTGCTACGACTTCGAGACCCTCGACACCGGCACGGCGAGCGAGGGGATCGACTACCTGCAGCGTCCGAAGACGACGCTGTGGCAGCCGGCCGGGGTCACCGAATGGACCGAATTTGTCCGCATCCTCGACGACCCGATCGACGACGGCGGGGAGACGGTGCAGGTCAGGATCAGCGACGCGGAACTGTGCGACGACGCGTCGAAGACCATCGCCATCAACCGGGGGGAGGCGACGGGCACCATCACCAACTCCGACCCGATACCGGCTGCGTGGCTCGCGCGCTTCGGGCGCACGGTTGCGGACCAGGTGATCGATGCGGTGGAGGGCCGGATGGGGGCGGCACGGGCTCCCGGCACGGAGGTGACCCTCGGCGGCCAACGGGTCGGCGCGGCCGGGGCGCCGGAGGGCCAGGCGCCGATCGAGACCGACATGGACCTCATGATGGCAGCGCTGGGCGGGCGCACAACGTCGGAGGAGGTGCGCGGGAGCAGCGGCAGCCTTGCGGCGTCGGAGGCGAACGCGACGCGTCTGCGTCCCAAATCGGGGAGAGCGGCCCCCGACCTTCGAGCCGGGGGTGCAGGAGACCCGGAGGGGACGACCCGGCACCCGCTCCAGGGCCGGGGCATGACGGAGCGCGAGTTCCTGCTCGGGAGCTCCTTCTCGCTCGCGGCGGGCGATGCGCGGACCGGGCACTACGCGTTCTGGGGCCGGGGGACGGTGTCGCGCTTCGACGGGCGCGACGGCGCGCTCACGGTCGACGGCGAGGTGGTGAGCGCGTTCCTGGGCGCCGACTGGAGCCGGGAGCGGACCACGCTGGGCCTGATCCTCGGGCACAGCATCGGCGATGGCGGCTACCGCTCGGAGACCGGGCGCGGCTCGGTGTCCTCGACCCTGACCGGGCTCTATCCGTGGGTCCGCCAGGCGCTGGGCGAGCGGATCTCGGTCTGGGGCGTGGCGGGCTACGGCGAGGGCACGCTGACGGTGACGCTGGCGAACGAGGACGGCACGTCGCAGGCGGCGATCCGCACCGACCTTGAGCTCGCGATGGGCGCGGTCGGCCTGCGCGGCACGCTGGTGCAGGCGCCGGACGAGGGCGGCTTCGAGCTTGCGGTGAAGACCGACGCGATGGGGGTGCGCACGCGCTCGGCGTCGGTGCCGGGGCTTGCGGGCGCAAGCGCCGAGGTGACGCGGCTCAGGCTGGGCCTTGAGGGCTCGCGGCCGTTCCGCTTCGAGGGCGGGGCGGAACTGAGGCCGAGCATCGAGATCGGCGTGCGCCAGGACGGCGGCGACGCCGAGACCGGCTTCGGGGTGGATGTCGGCGGCGGCATCGCCTGGACGGACCCGGAGCGCGGCCTGAGCGTGGACCTGAAGGGCCGGGGGCTGATGAGCCACAAGTCCAAGGGCTTCCGCGAGGCCGGGATCTCGGGCGCGCTGTCCTGGACGCCGCGGGCCGAGAGCGCGCGGGCCGGCCGGGGTCCGAGTCTGACGCTGACGCAGACGATGGGCGGGCAGGCCTCGGGCGGCGCGGACGCGTTGCTCGAACGCGGCACGCTTGCCGGTCTCGCGGCGAACGACAACGGCGCGAAGGACGGCGGGCTGCTGTCGCGGCGGCGCCTTGAGGTGCGGTTCGGCTACGGCTTCGCGGCGTTCGGCGACGGCTTCACCTCGACGCCGGAGCTGGGCTTCGGGCTGTCGGAGGCGGCGCGCGACTACCGTCTCGGCTGGCGGCTCTCGCGTGCCGCGGGCGCCGGCTCGCTCGACCTGTCGCTGGAAGCGACGCGGCGCGAGGTGGCCAACGACAACTCGGCGGGCGGCGGCGCGGGCGTGGAGCCCGAGCACACGGTCGGGCTACGCATCGAGGCGCGGTTCTAG
- a CDS encoding LysR family transcriptional regulator, giving the protein MFERRSDLVRLLAVADAERIVTAADRLAMTQPALSRIVARLEQEFGGSLFERIPAGVRLTRLGAIVVGHARRILRDIEDGEEAVAAALAGRTGRFRVTAPPLWMQAVVAPAVQAFHAAFPEVELGLRTAAWRDGLRMLDDGWSDLHIGGPESGEALPAHLRRERFLEVTGGIVTASGHPLHDAAPEPRDLAGWPWIDIDGPGGTDDGRPSLAAVLNELRGLTGGPVRAVLRAGSAGLTLLAAGPWLAWLPLDLLDRLPGTPLKALPLDFGRRRYRAGFIARRSAEDLEPFRMLEGAMRDVAFGRSPGPPE; this is encoded by the coding sequence ATGTTTGAGCGGCGCAGCGACCTGGTCCGGCTCCTCGCCGTCGCCGACGCGGAGAGGATCGTCACGGCGGCCGACCGGCTTGCCATGACCCAGCCGGCGCTCAGCCGCATCGTCGCCCGCCTTGAGCAGGAGTTCGGCGGCAGCCTGTTCGAGCGCATCCCCGCCGGCGTGCGCCTGACCCGCCTCGGCGCCATCGTCGTCGGGCACGCGCGCCGCATCCTGCGCGACATCGAGGACGGCGAGGAGGCGGTCGCGGCCGCGCTCGCCGGGCGCACCGGCCGCTTCCGGGTGACCGCGCCGCCGCTCTGGATGCAGGCCGTGGTCGCGCCCGCCGTCCAGGCGTTCCACGCCGCCTTCCCCGAGGTCGAGCTCGGGCTCCGCACCGCCGCCTGGCGCGACGGCCTGCGGATGCTCGACGACGGCTGGAGCGATCTTCATATCGGCGGGCCCGAATCCGGCGAGGCCCTGCCGGCGCATCTCCGGCGCGAGCGCTTCCTCGAAGTGACCGGGGGCATCGTCACCGCAAGCGGCCATCCGCTCCATGACGCCGCGCCCGAGCCCCGCGACCTCGCCGGTTGGCCCTGGATCGACATCGATGGGCCGGGCGGGACAGATGACGGCCGTCCATCCCTGGCCGCCGTCCTCAACGAACTCCGCGGGCTCACCGGCGGGCCGGTGCGCGCCGTCCTCCGCGCGGGCTCGGCCGGCCTGACGCTGCTGGCGGCCGGCCCGTGGCTCGCCTGGCTGCCGCTCGACCTGCTCGATCGGCTGCCCGGAACCCCGCTGAAGGCCCTGCCCCTCGACTTCGGCCGACGCCGCTACCGCGCGGGATTCATCGCCCGCCGCTCGGCCGAGGATCTGGAGCCTTTCAGGATGCTCGAAGGCGCCATGCGCGACGTTGCGTTCGGGCGCAGTCCCGGACCGCCGGAATAG